CAATCTGATGAAGCAGGGAAAAAAAAGTACGGCCCGCACCATTCTCTATGATGCATTTGACATTATAGAATCCAAGACGAAAGAGGATCCGCTGGGCGTCTTCCAAAAAGCGGTCGAGAACGTCAAGCCCATTGTAGAAGTCAAATCCCGACGCGTCGGCGGATCGACCTACCAGGTCCCGACAGAGGTGCGGCCTGCAAGACGGCAGGCGCTAAGCATACGATGGCTGATCTCTTTTGCGGAGGGAAGAGGCGAAAAAACGATGGCTGCGAAACTCGCGGGTGAGTTGCTGGATGCCGCAAACCAACGAGGATCAGCTGTAAAGAAGAGGGAAGATACCCATAAGATGGCCGAAGCCAACAAGGCATTCGCTCATTACCGCTGGTAATTGCCCCAGGGAAGAAGCCCCGAAGGAAACGGATTGCGTGTCCCCGTGAAGCGATGGCGCACTCGGAGGGACTATCAAGGAGGATAGGAGATGTCGAAGAAGAAGTTTGAAAGGACGAAGCCGCACGTAAACGTGGGGACGATCGGGCATATCGACCATGGGAAGACGA
This portion of the Desulfatiglans anilini DSM 4660 genome encodes:
- the rpsG gene encoding 30S ribosomal protein S7 gives rise to the protein MSRKRIAAKREITPDPRHKSVLAAKFINNLMKQGKKSTARTILYDAFDIIESKTKEDPLGVFQKAVENVKPIVEVKSRRVGGSTYQVPTEVRPARRQALSIRWLISFAEGRGEKTMAAKLAGELLDAANQRGSAVKKREDTHKMAEANKAFAHYRW